The nucleotide sequence GCGGTCGGCGTAGGGGAGCGCGTCGTAGTCGGCCCAGTCGCTCGTGAACAGCGAGCCGTCGGCGGCCGCGGCCAGGACGGCCATGGTGGGCCGCTCGAAGAGGGTGGCGAGGTAGCCGTTGCTCTTCTGCCCGACCGAGCGCACCTCGTAGAAGATCGCGCCCTGGACGACGTCCTGCGACAGCGGCGTCTCACCGGCCGGGGCGGTGCCGCCGAGCAGCATCCGCGACAGCGCGGCGTTCGTGATGTCGATGTCGGGGTAGCGGGCCACGTGCGTCTGGCCGTAGCCGTCGAGCGCGTCGAGGCTCACCTCTGCCATCTGCCGGGCGGTGGCCCACTGCTCGTCCGTGAGCCGGGCGGGGTCGACGGTCCGCGCGCCGATCTGGAACTGGTTGAGGTCGTCGGTCCCGGCGACCCGCGGCGCGGAGCTCATGTGGTGCAGGTCGAGCCCGAGGTCCGGCTGCACCTCGGCGAACAGCTCCCAGAACGCGACGGACTCCGGCTGGACGAAGTTCTCCCAGTCGCGGTTGAGGTCGGTGCGGGTCGGCGTGGTGCTCTGCCGGATGTTGGCCTCGGCGCCGTCCGGGTTGTACATGGGGATGACGACGACGGTGAGGTTCTCCCGGATGCTGCGGGCCTCGGGCGTGTTGCTGCGGCCGAGCTCCTGGAGGATGTGGAGCACCGCCTGCGTGGACTGCAGCTCGTTGCCGTGGATGCGGGCCTGCAGCCAGAACACGGTGTCCCCCGTGCCGACCGTCGCGTAGTACAGCTCACGGCCCTCGCCGGACAACCCGGCGCTCTCGACGCTCACCCGGCCGTCGCTGTTCGCCTCGATGGTCGCGAGGCGGCGCTCGACGTCCTCGTAGTCCGCGACGCTGCTGAGGGTGACGGTCTGGTCCTCCTGCAGGCACGGGCCGCCGGGGGTGTGGGCGGGCTCGGCGCTGGCGGGCTGTGCCGCGATCCCGGACAGGACGCCGGCGGTGAGCAGCCCGGTGGCGCAGGCGGCGACGACTCGCGTTCTCACGAGGTGTTCTCCTTCGATCGGCAGGTTCTGGCAGCACACACCTACCCGTTCTGTCGCCTTCCCGGCAATACCTGTCGAACGATCAGTCGGATCGTGGACGGGGCCGTCGGAAGTCGACCGGCCCCGTCAGGGTCCGGGCTCGCCGCCGAGTCGTCCGCGCAGCCCGCTCGCGCGTGCGGCCGGGGTGCGCACGGCGGCCGCGACGGCGTCGACCGAGCCGACGACGCGCACGTGCGCGACGGCCCGCGTCACCGCCGTGTAGAGGGTCTCCCGGGTCGCCAGCGGGGAGTCCGCGGCGGGCAGCACGACGGTGACGCGGTCGAACTGGGAGCCCTGGCTGCGGTGGACCGTCATCGCGTGCACCGGGCGGACGGCGCCGAGCCGGACCAGCGGGATGCCCACCGGCGCGCGACCACGGGCGAACCACGCGCGGGGCCCCGTCCCGCGTGCGCCGGGCGGCTCCGCGACCACGACGCCCGTGTCGCCGTTGAAGAGGGCGACCTCGTAGTCGTTCGCCGTGACGAGCAGCGGCTCACCGGGGTGGTGGCCGTCGGCGCGCGCCGTCAGCAGGTCGGGGTCGGCCGAGACGAGCCAGCGCAGCGCGAGGGCCTCCCACTGCTGCACGCCGCGGGGGCCGCGCCGGTGGGCGCACAGCAGCCGGTGGGTGTCGAGCGCACGGAGGGCGCCGACCGCGTCGCCCGCGAGCGCGGAGCGCCGCATCGCCGAGCCCCAGGTGACGACGTCGCGCTCGACGGCCGCGAGCGCCTCCGCCCCGGGCGGGGCGTCGTCGGGGACCTCGACGAGCTCGACGCCACGCGGTCCGGGTGCGTCGCCGGCGGGACCCGCGTCGCTCTCGTCGCCGGAGCGGAGGAGGTCGACGACCTCGTCGACGCGACCCCTCCGCACGGCCTCGGCGAGGCGTCCGATGGCGCTGGCGGCGTCGAAGCGGTGGTTGACGGTGAGCGCCGCGATGCCGTCCTGCACGTACGCGGCAGGGCGGGCCGGGACGACGACGGCACCGTGACCGGGGACGACCGCGTCGAGGGCGGCGGCGGTGCGGGCGGTGCGCTGCCGGAGGGCGTCGCGGTCGACGAGGTCGCCGAGCACGGCGCCGGCCTCCACGGAGGCGAGCTGGTCGGGGTCGCCGACGAGCACGAGCCGGGTCCCGTCGCGGAGCGCCTCGAGGAGGCGCGCCATGAGCGTGAGCGGGACCATCGAGGCCTCGTCGACGACGACCACCTCGAACGGCAGCCGGTTCGCGCGGTCGTGCCGGAACCGCGACCGGGATCCCGGCCGCCACCCGAGCAGGCGGTGCACCGTGGTGCCCTCGAGGCGGCCGAGCCGCTCGAGGTCGACCGCCGGGAGCGTCCCGCTCGACGCGGCCACGGCCTCGTCCAGCCGCGCCGCCGCCTTGCCGGTCGGCGCCGCCAGCGCGACCCGCCACGAGGGGTGCTGCTCCTTGAGCAGCGCGAGGACCTTCGACACCGTCGTCGTCTTGCCGGTGCCGGGGCCCCCGGCGAGCACCGAGACCCGCGACAGCGCGCACACCGCAGCGGCGAGGCGCTGGTCGGCGTCGGCGTCGGGGTAGAGCCGGTCGAGCCCCGCTCGCAGGACGGCGAGGTCGAGGTCGTCCGGGCGGTCGGCGGTGCGCCGGAGGAGCTCGTCGGCGACGAGCTGCTCCTGCGCGTCGTAGCGCGCGAGCCACAGGCGCGTTCCGCGCAGCCGGAGCGGGGCGTCCTCGCCGACCGTCAGCGGGCTCGCGGCGCACGCCGCCACCCACGCGCCCACCTCCGGCCACGGCAGCGGTCCGGTGGTCCCGCCGTCCGTGGCGGCCGAGGTGACGGAGGAGATGGCGGAGGAGGTGGCGGACGAGGTGGCGGCGTGGCCGGCGTCGGCGACGTGCTCGTCGGTGTCCGGGACGGCGGTGGCCGCGACGGTCGACAGGTCGACGACCACGGAGCCCTGCCGCGTCGAGCGCACCGCGAGGGCGGCGGCGAGCAGCACCCGCTCGTCGCCCTCGCCGACGAGCACGCCGAGCCGGGACGCGACGTGGACGTCGGCGGCGGTGAGGACGCCGGCGTCGTTCATGAGGCGCAGCACGCCCTCGGCGCGCAGGGCGAGGTCCGCCGACCACGGGGACGCCACGCTCACCCGGCACCTCCCGCCAGCAGGTCCGACAGGCCGACGACGAGGGCGGTGGGTGGTCGCCACGCGAGGACCCCGGGCGCCTCGCCGGCGTCGTCGAGCACCCCGGGGCCGCTCATGCCGCGCAGGAACAGGTAGAGGACGCCGCCGAGGTGCTGCTCCGGGTCGTAGCCCGGGCGGCGCCAGCGCAGGTAGCGGTGGAGCGCCGCGGCGTACAGCAGCGCCTGCAGCGGGTAGTGCGCCTCGACCATCGAGTGCTCGAGCGCCTCCGAGCGGTAGTGCCAGGCGGTGAGGGCCTCCTCGCGGGGGGCC is from Aquipuribacter nitratireducens and encodes:
- a CDS encoding M14 family zinc carboxypeptidase, producing MRTRVVAACATGLLTAGVLSGIAAQPASAEPAHTPGGPCLQEDQTVTLSSVADYEDVERRLATIEANSDGRVSVESAGLSGEGRELYYATVGTGDTVFWLQARIHGNELQSTQAVLHILQELGRSNTPEARSIRENLTVVVIPMYNPDGAEANIRQSTTPTRTDLNRDWENFVQPESVAFWELFAEVQPDLGLDLHHMSSAPRVAGTDDLNQFQIGARTVDPARLTDEQWATARQMAEVSLDALDGYGQTHVARYPDIDITNAALSRMLLGGTAPAGETPLSQDVVQGAIFYEVRSVGQKSNGYLATLFERPTMAVLAAAADGSLFTSDWADYDALPYADRGSCGV
- the recD gene encoding exodeoxyribonuclease V subunit alpha is translated as MSVASPWSADLALRAEGVLRLMNDAGVLTAADVHVASRLGVLVGEGDERVLLAAALAVRSTRQGSVVVDLSTVAATAVPDTDEHVADAGHAATSSATSSAISSVTSAATDGGTTGPLPWPEVGAWVAACAASPLTVGEDAPLRLRGTRLWLARYDAQEQLVADELLRRTADRPDDLDLAVLRAGLDRLYPDADADQRLAAAVCALSRVSVLAGGPGTGKTTTVSKVLALLKEQHPSWRVALAAPTGKAAARLDEAVAASSGTLPAVDLERLGRLEGTTVHRLLGWRPGSRSRFRHDRANRLPFEVVVVDEASMVPLTLMARLLEALRDGTRLVLVGDPDQLASVEAGAVLGDLVDRDALRQRTARTAAALDAVVPGHGAVVVPARPAAYVQDGIAALTVNHRFDAASAIGRLAEAVRRGRVDEVVDLLRSGDESDAGPAGDAPGPRGVELVEVPDDAPPGAEALAAVERDVVTWGSAMRRSALAGDAVGALRALDTHRLLCAHRRGPRGVQQWEALALRWLVSADPDLLTARADGHHPGEPLLVTANDYEVALFNGDTGVVVAEPPGARGTGPRAWFARGRAPVGIPLVRLGAVRPVHAMTVHRSQGSQFDRVTVVLPAADSPLATRETLYTAVTRAVAHVRVVGSVDAVAAAVRTPAARASGLRGRLGGEPGP